In Solobacterium moorei, a single genomic region encodes these proteins:
- a CDS encoding S66 family peptidase, which translates to MKKVKTIGIVSLSSGILGEDFVQHEVKLGLERLEKLGIQVKFMGHACKGLKYISEHPEDRAKDLLNAFQDDSIDMILCAIGGEDTYRLLPYLFEHDELKNAVKEKIFLGFSDTTFNHLMLHKVGLNTFYGQAFLPDVCELDEEMLPYTEKYFLELLETGTIHEITPSDVWYEERSDYSAEAVGTKRIMHANQGFELLQGSGFFAGKILGGCIDSLYDVFDSTRYCNSVELCKRYNLFPSLDDWKGKILLLESSEEQPTPEKYRHMIEALKNTGIFDVINGILVGKPMDELYTKEYQEILIDVVNNPNLPIVWNLNVGHATPRAIVPFGVMARVDVEKQKISFKY; encoded by the coding sequence ATGAAGAAAGTGAAAACAATCGGAATCGTCAGTTTATCCAGTGGTATTCTTGGGGAAGATTTTGTACAACATGAAGTAAAACTAGGATTGGAACGATTAGAGAAACTGGGTATCCAAGTGAAGTTTATGGGACATGCATGCAAAGGATTGAAATATATCTCCGAACATCCAGAAGATAGGGCGAAAGATCTACTGAATGCATTCCAAGATGATTCAATCGATATGATACTATGTGCAATTGGTGGTGAGGATACGTATCGTTTACTACCTTATCTTTTTGAGCATGATGAATTAAAGAATGCTGTAAAAGAAAAGATATTCCTTGGCTTTTCCGATACAACCTTTAATCACTTAATGTTACATAAAGTAGGTCTCAATACATTCTATGGACAAGCATTTCTTCCGGATGTATGTGAATTGGATGAAGAGATGTTGCCATACACTGAGAAGTATTTCTTGGAATTATTAGAAACTGGGACAATCCATGAAATAACACCAAGTGATGTATGGTATGAGGAACGTAGTGATTATAGTGCAGAAGCTGTCGGCACAAAACGCATCATGCATGCAAACCAAGGATTTGAATTATTACAAGGAAGTGGATTCTTTGCAGGAAAGATTCTCGGTGGTTGTATCGATAGTTTGTATGATGTTTTTGATTCAACAAGATACTGTAATTCGGTTGAACTTTGTAAAAGGTATAATCTCTTTCCTAGTTTAGATGATTGGAAAGGAAAGATATTATTACTGGAATCCAGTGAAGAACAGCCAACCCCTGAAAAATATCGTCACATGATAGAAGCTTTAAAGAATACAGGTATCTTTGATGTGATTAATGGGATTCTTGTTGGAAAGCCAATGGATGAATTATATACAAAGGAATATCAGGAAATTCTGATAGATGTTGTAAATAATCCGAACTTGCCAATTGTATGGAACCTTAATGTTGGTCATGCGACACCACGGGCGATTGTTCCGTTTGGTGTTATGGCAAGAGTTGATGTTGAAAAGCAGAAGATAAGCTTTAAGTACTGA
- a CDS encoding response regulator transcription factor, giving the protein MYKVMIVDDEPFAREGIVHDINWDSLDFTVCAVAKDGLQALEKYQETSPDLIISDINMPMCNGIEMLQRLRDQGSDVQIIFLTAYSEFDYARDALRLYAADYILKPFEDGTIETSVQKIIPKLVKTKTPQAINDTNRYVKKAIEYIEQNYVNPNLSIYEIASHLEISEGHISRLFHKETSYTLAGYITSIRLEKAKNLLCKHNCRISEAAEQTGYTSVAYFSSLFKKRYGITPSEYQNQNL; this is encoded by the coding sequence ATGTACAAAGTAATGATTGTTGATGACGAACCATTTGCTAGAGAAGGAATAGTTCATGATATCAATTGGGATTCACTTGATTTTACAGTCTGCGCAGTTGCCAAAGATGGTCTACAAGCACTCGAAAAATACCAAGAAACATCACCTGATTTAATTATATCTGATATCAATATGCCAATGTGTAATGGTATTGAAATGTTACAGCGATTACGCGATCAAGGTAGTGATGTTCAAATCATCTTCCTAACAGCATATAGTGAGTTTGACTATGCTCGTGATGCATTACGATTATACGCTGCAGACTACATCTTAAAACCATTTGAAGATGGAACCATCGAAACAAGTGTACAAAAAATTATCCCTAAACTTGTAAAAACAAAAACTCCACAAGCAATCAATGACACGAATCGTTATGTTAAAAAGGCAATTGAATATATCGAACAAAATTATGTAAACCCTAATTTATCTATTTATGAGATAGCTTCTCATTTAGAAATTAGTGAAGGACATATCTCACGTCTATTCCATAAGGAAACAAGCTACACCCTTGCTGGATATATTACGAGTATACGATTAGAAAAAGCTAAGAACCTGCTTTGCAAACATAACTGCAGAATCAGCGAGGCTGCTGAACAAACAGGTTATACATCCGTTGCTTATTTCTCGTCCCTTTTCAAAAAGCGCTATGGAATAACACCTAGCGAATATCAAAATCAAAATCTCTAA
- a CDS encoding diphosphate--fructose-6-phosphate 1-phosphotransferase: MTDLSPLQKARYQYAPKLPKMLRNGISEISVLEGEETTSVADQEKIKALFPNTYGKKEITFQKGQNTSVAKKQVVGVILSGGQAPGGHNVVCGLYDALKATNPENVLYGFKKGPSGLLEDDYLIFDDAYIDQYRNTGGFDIIGSGRTKLETEEQFAVAAEVCKKHDITAIVIIGGDDSNTNAAVLAEYFAAHDAGVQVIGCPKTIDGDLKNEDIECSFGFDTATKTYSEVIGNIERDANSAKKYWHFVKVMGRSASHVALECALQTQPNVCLISEEVAEKKMSLSQIADYIADSVEARAAKGMNFGVAIIPEGVVEFVPEFSALIAEINELLAGSKAETFNALPNWKEKYAFIEKGLSKEAMSVFAILPEGIQQQLFLERDPHGNVQVSLIESEKLFSAIVKAKLEERKAAGTYKGKFNALHHFFGYEGRCAFPSNFDADYCYSLGYNAFMLIQYGYNGYLSKVSNLSKSADEWVAGGMPITKMMNIERRHGEDKPVIRKALVELDGKPFKFFEAHREQWAKETCYTYPGAIQYYGPAEVCDLTTRTLALEKGE, from the coding sequence ATGACAGATTTATCACCACTACAAAAAGCTAGATATCAGTATGCGCCAAAGCTTCCAAAGATGCTAAGAAATGGTATCTCTGAGATTTCAGTTTTGGAAGGGGAAGAGACAACAAGTGTTGCAGATCAGGAAAAGATCAAGGCTTTATTCCCAAATACTTATGGTAAGAAGGAAATCACATTCCAAAAGGGACAGAATACATCTGTAGCGAAGAAGCAGGTTGTAGGTGTTATCCTTTCTGGTGGACAGGCACCTGGTGGACACAACGTAGTGTGCGGTCTATATGATGCTTTAAAGGCAACAAATCCTGAAAACGTATTATATGGATTTAAGAAGGGTCCAAGTGGATTACTTGAAGATGATTATTTAATTTTCGATGATGCTTATATCGATCAGTATAGAAATACTGGTGGTTTCGATATCATCGGTTCTGGTAGAACAAAGCTTGAAACAGAAGAGCAGTTCGCAGTTGCGGCTGAAGTTTGTAAGAAGCACGATATCACAGCGATTGTTATTATCGGTGGTGATGACTCCAATACAAACGCTGCTGTTTTAGCTGAGTACTTTGCAGCACATGATGCTGGTGTACAGGTAATCGGTTGCCCTAAGACAATCGATGGTGACTTAAAGAATGAAGATATCGAATGTTCTTTCGGTTTCGATACAGCTACTAAGACATATAGCGAAGTTATCGGTAACATTGAAAGAGATGCTAACTCTGCTAAGAAGTACTGGCATTTCGTTAAGGTAATGGGACGTTCTGCTTCTCACGTTGCTTTGGAATGTGCATTACAGACACAACCAAACGTTTGCTTGATTTCTGAAGAGGTTGCTGAAAAGAAGATGTCCTTATCACAGATTGCAGACTATATCGCTGATTCTGTAGAAGCTAGAGCTGCTAAGGGTATGAACTTCGGTGTTGCAATTATCCCTGAAGGTGTCGTTGAATTCGTTCCAGAGTTCTCTGCATTAATCGCTGAAATTAATGAATTACTTGCTGGTAGTAAGGCAGAAACATTCAATGCTTTACCGAACTGGAAAGAAAAGTATGCATTTATTGAAAAAGGTTTATCTAAGGAAGCGATGTCAGTATTTGCCATTCTTCCAGAGGGAATCCAACAGCAGTTATTCTTAGAAAGAGACCCACACGGAAACGTACAGGTATCTCTTATTGAATCTGAGAAGTTATTCTCTGCTATCGTGAAAGCTAAGTTAGAAGAGAGAAAGGCTGCAGGTACTTACAAGGGTAAGTTCAATGCTCTACATCACTTCTTCGGTTATGAAGGAAGATGTGCATTCCCATCTAACTTTGACGCAGACTATTGCTATTCATTAGGTTACAATGCATTCATGTTAATCCAATATGGATACAATGGATACTTGTCAAAGGTTTCTAACCTATCTAAGTCTGCTGATGAATGGGTAGCTGGTGGTATGCCAATCACTAAGATGATGAACATCGAAAGAAGACATGGTGAAGACAAGCCAGTTATCAGAAAGGCACTTGTTGAACTCGATGGTAAGCCATTCAAGTTCTTCGAAGCACACAGAGAACAGTGGGCTAAGGAAACATGCTACACATACCCAGGCGCAATTCAGTACTATGGACCAGCTGAGGTTTGTGATCTAACAACTAGAACACTAGCTCTTGAAAAGGGTGAATAA
- a CDS encoding histidine kinase, whose amino-acid sequence MGHFYQNKQIEKRHSVHTRLLNRFIAISAVPIVLCGFCMIFLFQAMTFNTYEATVKSETKEISASFQSFLDGIDKTLSTLSSHQEFLSSSDSESIYNTLYQITNPYRNYATFSIYDQNGNCMYATCQLANRPTYWGILHALNHSSIDIIKQVNSEDNQIVLNIATKIQNNNDTIGYIVSSIHSQDFTYLFSNQLSNDEGFGIISKENEPIYINSILETSGIFDKLHYAWISNSKYDDYFNDYYITIQNIENTGFKQIVVHPKVLSSSMMNRMYLMVGLLAVLSFIVCIIVAQKTTTSFTQPINQMNQAMKQVQEGKLDTSIPVLRNDEFGVLSQNFNVMTQELSNFLEQKIETQRKLADIQIAMMQAQLNPHFLYNTLDTIKWMAKSAKVEPISQLSQKLARILRTSIVKEQFITIGEEFQICSDYGEIQNIRFQGKYQFLFDCPKDLLSYKIPKLIIQPLVENAIIHGLRMKETGIIKVFASKNNDAIILSVQDNGIGIDDEMMKFINTHQWKQIDGHIGMYNVDSILRLHYGVNSGLHAQRLEEGGTLIQITLPYKEASCTK is encoded by the coding sequence ATGGGACATTTCTACCAAAATAAACAAATAGAAAAAAGGCATTCAGTCCATACCCGCCTACTCAATCGTTTTATTGCAATTTCGGCTGTGCCAATCGTATTATGTGGCTTTTGTATGATTTTCTTGTTCCAAGCTATGACATTTAATACGTATGAAGCTACTGTTAAAAGTGAAACAAAAGAAATCAGTGCCAGCTTCCAATCATTTTTAGATGGAATTGATAAAACACTTTCTACATTATCATCGCACCAAGAATTTCTAAGTTCATCAGATAGTGAATCCATATATAATACACTTTATCAGATAACCAATCCCTATCGAAATTATGCAACATTCTCTATTTATGATCAGAATGGCAATTGTATGTATGCAACATGCCAGCTTGCAAACCGTCCGACTTACTGGGGAATCTTACATGCATTAAATCATTCTTCAATAGATATCATCAAACAAGTTAATAGTGAAGATAATCAAATCGTTTTAAATATCGCAACAAAAATTCAAAATAACAACGACACGATTGGTTATATTGTCTCTTCTATCCATAGCCAAGATTTCACATATCTATTTAGTAATCAACTATCTAATGACGAAGGATTTGGGATTATCAGTAAGGAAAATGAGCCTATTTATATAAACTCTATCTTGGAAACTTCCGGTATTTTTGACAAATTACATTATGCATGGATTTCTAATTCAAAATACGATGATTATTTCAACGATTACTACATTACAATTCAAAATATTGAAAATACAGGTTTCAAACAGATTGTCGTTCATCCAAAAGTACTCAGTTCATCCATGATGAATCGGATGTATCTGATGGTCGGCCTTCTTGCAGTGCTGAGTTTTATCGTTTGTATTATCGTTGCTCAAAAGACAACAACCTCATTTACACAACCAATTAACCAAATGAATCAAGCAATGAAACAAGTGCAAGAAGGAAAACTAGATACTTCAATTCCTGTATTACGCAACGATGAATTTGGAGTATTATCTCAAAATTTCAATGTTATGACACAAGAGCTTTCTAACTTCTTAGAACAAAAGATAGAAACGCAAAGAAAATTAGCTGATATACAGATTGCAATGATGCAAGCGCAACTCAATCCCCACTTTCTATATAACACATTGGATACAATCAAGTGGATGGCAAAAAGTGCTAAAGTCGAACCAATTTCTCAGCTTTCACAAAAACTTGCACGCATATTACGAACATCCATCGTGAAAGAGCAATTCATAACAATCGGAGAAGAGTTCCAAATTTGTTCTGATTATGGTGAAATTCAAAACATTCGCTTTCAGGGAAAATATCAATTCCTATTCGATTGTCCAAAGGATTTACTATCCTATAAAATCCCTAAGCTGATTATTCAACCATTAGTAGAGAATGCTATTATTCATGGCCTACGTATGAAAGAGACAGGTATCATTAAGGTCTTTGCATCCAAGAATAATGATGCAATCATCTTATCTGTACAGGATAATGGTATCGGTATTGATGACGAGATGATGAAGTTTATTAACACACATCAATGGAAACAAATTGATGGTCATATTGGGATGTATAATGTTGATTCTATCTTACGTTTACACTATGGTGTAAATTCTGGCCTTCACGCACAGCGTCTTGAAGAAGGTGGAACTTTAATACAAATAACACTGCCATATAAGGAGGCGTCATGTACAAAGTAA
- a CDS encoding ABC transporter substrate-binding protein, giving the protein MSKINSKLLAGILSLSLLTGCAHFTKHDTNPIPPTNRLIVFTSHKSEVYAPIIKEFELRTGISVEVQAGGTTEMLEKIKNGEEADVMFGGDIQNYTYYNDYIEPYVASESSSLDFRYLEHHDSYTFFSQLPLVFIYNNKLVNNQRAPQKWSDFCDESWKGKISFADPHTSGTSISILNAFMTLNDPTYIDKFYQQLDGHVASGSGDVIREISTGTRLIGITLEETAKKAILTDTNITMVYPDYLFVISDGSFLVKNAKNAENAKKFIDFTISKDAQQFLSSTMYRRSVRQDINQLTALTDLADYQNLVPWSNFRQEEILQLWDISTKINK; this is encoded by the coding sequence ATGTCAAAGATTAATTCAAAATTACTTGCAGGCATTCTATCACTTTCTCTATTGACCGGTTGTGCACACTTTACAAAGCATGACACAAATCCAATTCCACCAACAAACAGACTCATTGTTTTTACAAGTCATAAGTCTGAAGTATATGCACCAATTATCAAAGAATTCGAGTTACGAACAGGTATCAGTGTTGAAGTTCAAGCTGGTGGTACCACAGAAATGTTGGAAAAAATAAAAAACGGAGAAGAAGCAGATGTCATGTTTGGTGGCGATATTCAAAACTATACATATTATAACGACTATATTGAACCTTATGTAGCCAGTGAAAGTTCTTCTCTTGATTTTCGATATTTAGAACATCATGACAGCTACACCTTCTTTTCCCAACTTCCTCTTGTTTTTATCTATAATAATAAACTAGTCAATAACCAACGTGCTCCACAAAAATGGTCTGATTTTTGTGATGAATCATGGAAAGGAAAAATATCGTTTGCTGATCCACATACTTCTGGCACAAGCATCTCTATCTTAAATGCATTCATGACGTTGAATGACCCTACATACATCGATAAATTTTATCAACAGTTGGATGGTCATGTAGCTAGTGGAAGTGGTGACGTCATTCGTGAGATTAGTACCGGAACAAGACTAATTGGTATTACTTTGGAAGAAACCGCAAAGAAGGCAATATTAACAGACACAAATATTACAATGGTTTATCCTGATTATCTCTTCGTTATATCAGATGGTAGTTTTCTAGTGAAAAATGCAAAGAATGCAGAAAATGCAAAAAAATTTATCGACTTTACAATCAGTAAAGATGCACAACAATTCTTATCATCAACGATGTACCGACGTAGCGTAAGACAAGATATCAATCAACTCACGGCACTAACTGACCTCGCAGATTATCAAAATCTTGTGCCATGGTCAAATTTTAGGCAGGAGGAAATACTACAATTATGGGACATTTCTACCAAAATAAACAAATAG
- a CDS encoding ABC transporter ATP-binding protein — MPEIKLTNITKRWGKFYAVDNLNLHIENNSFITILGPSGCGKTTTLRMIAGLETPTSGQIKIGDQIVFDSDQGINIPPNKRKVGFLFQNYALWPNMTVYDNISFGLKNIKEELPVMDIELKTTSDVIRSLQNTNKLTQIFEECREKAGKIDKKRLLLKLINTYTISKHTAEKIFKFNLHSSNAIEQDAKKYIQQFEEKKNKLIAAHQAKNETVNEKFEVVENGITKTIIRRLSNEEIDLSVNRVARIVKIGMFMDRYPAELSGGQQQRVAIARTLAPEPQVLFMDEPLSNLDAKLRLEMRYELQRLHVETGSTFVYVTHDQMEAMTLSTKICLMNNGLLQQYDYPLSLYNKPNNLFCADFVGNPSINFLEAKGKQNSDGTFTFTVLDDKTAVFTPEHKFNMQEWFEQRDAEKHSNDLDEKSSTKVEKENKDEVFKYHIQKVNEDYISDDDVIITNEDFILGIRPEKITVDVNGKLDAAVDGSMPTGMESTLKLNVNNYLLTSVIFGSQSFVIGDRVHITILPYDILLYDRKSGKLIASGSVTIQ; from the coding sequence ATGCCTGAAATCAAACTAACAAATATCACAAAGCGTTGGGGAAAATTCTATGCTGTAGATAACCTCAACCTACATATTGAAAACAATTCATTTATTACGATCTTAGGACCATCCGGTTGTGGTAAAACAACAACACTACGTATGATTGCTGGTCTAGAAACACCTACAAGCGGTCAGATTAAAATTGGTGATCAAATTGTATTTGACTCCGACCAAGGAATTAATATTCCACCAAACAAACGTAAAGTAGGATTCTTATTCCAAAACTATGCGTTATGGCCAAACATGACTGTTTATGACAACATCTCCTTTGGATTAAAAAACATCAAAGAAGAGCTTCCGGTAATGGACATAGAATTAAAAACAACCAGTGATGTCATTCGTTCATTACAAAACACAAATAAACTCACACAAATCTTTGAAGAATGTAGAGAAAAAGCAGGTAAAATTGATAAGAAGCGTCTTCTTCTAAAACTGATCAATACCTATACAATTTCAAAACATACAGCAGAAAAGATCTTCAAGTTCAACTTACATTCATCAAATGCTATCGAACAAGATGCTAAAAAGTATATTCAACAATTTGAAGAGAAAAAGAATAAATTAATTGCTGCACATCAAGCTAAGAACGAAACTGTAAATGAGAAATTTGAAGTTGTAGAGAATGGTATAACGAAAACGATCATTCGTAGATTAAGCAATGAGGAAATCGACTTATCAGTAAATCGTGTTGCAAGAATCGTAAAGATTGGTATGTTTATGGATCGTTATCCAGCTGAACTTTCCGGTGGACAACAGCAGCGTGTTGCCATCGCTCGTACCTTAGCACCTGAACCACAGGTTCTATTTATGGATGAACCATTATCTAACCTTGATGCAAAGCTACGCTTAGAAATGCGTTATGAATTACAGAGATTGCATGTAGAAACTGGTTCAACATTTGTATACGTTACACATGATCAAATGGAAGCAATGACACTTTCAACAAAGATCTGCTTAATGAATAATGGCTTACTACAACAATATGATTATCCATTGTCACTCTATAATAAGCCAAATAACCTATTCTGTGCCGACTTCGTCGGAAATCCATCAATTAACTTCTTAGAAGCAAAAGGAAAGCAGAACTCAGATGGAACATTTACATTTACAGTATTAGATGATAAGACAGCAGTCTTTACACCAGAGCATAAATTCAACATGCAAGAATGGTTTGAACAGCGTGATGCAGAAAAACATTCTAATGATCTTGATGAAAAATCTAGCACTAAGGTTGAAAAAGAAAATAAAGATGAAGTATTCAAATATCACATCCAAAAAGTTAATGAGGACTATATCAGCGATGATGATGTAATCATTACAAATGAGGACTTCATCTTAGGTATCCGTCCAGAAAAGATTACAGTCGATGTAAATGGTAAGTTAGATGCAGCAGTCGATGGCTCTATGCCTACTGGTATGGAGTCAACATTAAAGCTTAACGTCAATAACTATCTTCTTACATCTGTTATCTTTGGTTCTCAATCCTTTGTCATTGGTGATCGGGTTCATATCACAATTCTTCCATACGATATTCTTCTGTATGATAGAAAATCAGGAAAGCTCATCGCTTCTGGTTCAGTAACAATTCAGTAA
- a CDS encoding histidine phosphatase family protein — translation MKTIYYYYVRHGETVFNLENRMQGITDSPLTCKGIEQIAQTTEALRNEFFNSAYTSPLPRTIQTAEIILEPHHMHAKIFEPLREFSYGSWDGHIKNESDPEYQYRFSNDLFDDLGGENPTMVRQRIQNAFRELHGLSYDQDRILLVSHGAYFRHLLFSLMKDNIPNELLHRECLIGNGGIAVFKDVDGSFSLVEGPLSQAEYINRHVKD, via the coding sequence ATGAAGACAATTTACTACTATTATGTGCGACACGGAGAGACAGTATTTAATTTGGAAAACCGTATGCAAGGAATTACAGATTCACCGCTTACTTGCAAAGGGATTGAACAGATTGCACAAACAACAGAAGCCTTAAGAAACGAATTCTTCAATTCCGCATATACCTCCCCTTTGCCAAGAACAATTCAAACAGCAGAGATAATCTTAGAGCCGCATCACATGCATGCAAAGATCTTTGAGCCACTACGTGAATTCAGTTATGGCTCGTGGGATGGACATATTAAAAATGAGAGTGACCCAGAATATCAATATCGTTTTTCAAATGATCTTTTTGATGATTTGGGTGGTGAAAACCCAACAATGGTCCGACAACGTATTCAAAATGCTTTTCGTGAGTTACATGGACTTAGTTACGATCAAGATAGAATTCTTCTAGTTTCTCATGGTGCATACTTTAGACATCTATTATTTAGTCTAATGAAAGATAATATTCCAAATGAACTTCTTCATCGCGAATGCTTAATTGGAAATGGTGGAATTGCTGTTTTTAAAGATGTAGATGGAAGCTTCTCCTTAGTCGAAGGACCGTTAAGTCAAGCGGAGTATATAAATCGACATGTCAAAGATTAA
- a CDS encoding ABC transporter permease yields MDTTISKKRNAIFFNKIKTYFTQPFNVILLIFGILCTIATISPIVAIIRDTFEIHPGTIDQHLTGQTSGLTLINYIDLFTSNLAKTNLWIPMGNTLALAILTCIISILFGGVFAFLVTRTNMKCRKYLSSIFIFPYIMPQWTLAVVWQHLFNSNAITGTSNGLLASLFGINMPLWWCVGLFPSAMVLGLHYAPFAYILIGGIFKNMDANLEEAATILNTPRHKILTRITIPMIKPAILSTILLVFGSAMGSYPVPHYLNLTTLSTKYISLNSKYTGEASILAVLMMIFGMAILALNQASLKSRKNYTTVTGKSGQISKINLGKIGKHLVAFIFVIITFFTSIFPIISFAFETFLPNPGDYSFLYTGNFANLTTKWWLTNENITENGMYGQRGILFNSTIWDAYKGTILVSIACALIAGIIGTLIGYAVSKKRRSKWASYVNSMAFLPYLMPSIAVGAAFFILFSNKHINLFNTYTLLVIVGVIKYIPFASRNALNSMLQLSGEIEEAAIIQDIPWIKRMTRIIIPIQKSSIISGFMLPFMTCLRELSLFLLLCTQGFILSTTLDYFDEMGLYAFSSAINLILIVTIMLSNLIVNKLTGASLDEGIGN; encoded by the coding sequence TTGGATACAACAATTTCGAAAAAACGCAATGCGATTTTCTTTAATAAGATTAAAACCTATTTCACGCAACCATTTAATGTGATTCTACTCATATTTGGTATCTTATGTACGATTGCAACAATCTCACCTATTGTGGCAATCATACGTGATACATTCGAGATTCACCCAGGTACAATTGATCAACATCTAACTGGGCAAACATCCGGATTAACTCTCATCAATTACATTGATTTATTCACAAGTAATTTAGCAAAAACAAATCTTTGGATACCCATGGGTAATACCTTAGCACTCGCCATTCTAACATGCATAATTTCGATTTTATTCGGTGGCGTATTTGCTTTCCTTGTTACAAGAACAAATATGAAGTGCAGAAAGTACCTTAGTTCTATATTTATTTTCCCATATATTATGCCACAGTGGACATTAGCGGTTGTATGGCAACATTTATTTAATTCAAATGCGATTACTGGTACATCAAACGGATTACTTGCCTCACTATTCGGCATTAATATGCCACTATGGTGGTGTGTTGGGCTATTTCCTAGTGCAATGGTATTAGGATTACACTATGCTCCATTCGCATATATTTTGATCGGTGGTATCTTCAAGAACATGGATGCAAACCTAGAAGAAGCCGCAACAATTCTAAACACACCTCGACATAAAATTTTAACGCGCATCACGATTCCAATGATTAAACCAGCTATCCTTTCGACAATCTTACTCGTATTTGGTAGCGCAATGGGATCCTATCCCGTTCCACATTATCTAAATCTAACTACCCTTTCTACCAAGTATATTTCACTCAACAGTAAATATACTGGTGAAGCATCTATCTTGGCAGTTCTTATGATGATTTTTGGTATGGCAATTCTCGCACTCAACCAAGCATCATTAAAGAGCAGAAAGAACTATACAACTGTTACTGGTAAATCCGGACAAATATCAAAGATCAACTTAGGTAAGATTGGTAAACATTTAGTTGCGTTTATCTTTGTTATCATTACATTCTTTACAAGTATCTTCCCAATTATCTCGTTTGCATTTGAAACATTCCTGCCAAATCCTGGCGATTACTCATTCCTATATACAGGCAACTTCGCAAATTTAACAACAAAATGGTGGCTTACAAATGAAAACATTACCGAAAATGGTATGTATGGACAGCGTGGTATCTTGTTTAATAGCACAATTTGGGATGCTTATAAAGGAACAATCCTAGTCTCCATTGCTTGTGCGCTGATTGCAGGTATCATCGGTACATTAATTGGTTATGCCGTTTCAAAGAAACGCCGTTCCAAATGGGCTAGTTATGTAAATAGTATGGCATTCCTTCCATACTTAATGCCAAGTATTGCAGTTGGCGCAGCCTTCTTCATTCTATTCTCAAACAAACACATCAATTTATTTAATACGTATACGTTACTTGTGATTGTTGGTGTTATTAAATACATTCCATTCGCAAGTCGTAACGCATTAAACTCTATGTTGCAATTATCTGGAGAAATCGAAGAAGCCGCAATCATCCAAGATATCCCTTGGATCAAACGTATGACACGCATTATCATCCCAATTCAAAAGTCTTCTATCATCAGTGGGTTCATGTTACCATTCATGACTTGCTTACGTGAGTTATCACTATTCTTATTACTATGTACGCAAGGATTTATCTTATCAACTACATTAGATTACTTTGATGAAATGGGACTATATGCTTTCTCAAGTGCAATCAACCTGATCTTAATTGTAACAATCATGCTTTCAAACTTGATTGTAAATAAATTAACTGGTGCAAGCCTTGATGAAGGAATTGGTAATTAG